The Culex pipiens pallens isolate TS unplaced genomic scaffold, TS_CPP_V2 Cpp_Un0019, whole genome shotgun sequence genome includes a window with the following:
- the LOC120429724 gene encoding protein mini spindles-like isoform X1, producing the protein MEEDTEYKKLPIDERCVHKVWKARVDGYEEAAKLFRTIDDEKSPEWNKYLGLIKKFVTDSNAVAQEKGLEAALVFVENSGNAGKTVGEVMGGIITKCIGAPKAKTKDLAVQITLMYVEIERHEVVLEELLKGTDQKNPKIVAACVAAVTQALREFGSKVMSIKPIVKKLPALLSDRDKAVRDEAKTLTIEIYRWIGAAFKSQIASLPAVLLAELEAEFEKVSGEKAVPTRYLRSQQEKQMLAAVAISSGEVDDGADADEVDEAEEIDPMDLIDPVDILSKLPKDFYEKLEAKKWQERKESLEALETLLQNPKLQPGDYGDVVRALKKVITKDSNVVLVALGGKCLAMLAKGLGKKFNTYAGACVPAVLEKFKEKKTNVVTALRDAIDAMYPATTLESIQEDILEALANKNPSVKMETASFLARAFSKTVPTILNKKLLKAFVTALIKTLNESDPAVRDASAEALGTLMKLVGEKAIGPYIAEVDALKQAKIKECCDKAVITVKIPGPKKERPATAPPKTNAGPATGAVKKGGSTEPKPVARPATAGVKKPAATKKAAAGGGGSGVAKSASASKVLPTERDMSQEEIDDRAAEILPADVTQGLGDSNWKTRLAAVESLTGVIADLDPKGGHSQVVLRTLAKKPGLKDTNFQVLKGKLENVRAAVERLGITATTADYIMNDITEKLGDAKNSGPAGLALTAIAEAIKLEYAVAKVMEFAFEQKSPKVQQEALTWVNNAIKEFGFQVNPKLLLEDSKKAVQSINPAVRAAGITLLGTMYLFMGNTLAMFFENEKPALKQQIQTEFDKCAGQRPPAPTRGLSKCASKASVDDLDDDGEVEEQPAINMNDLFPRVDISSQITEALLAEISDKNWKTRNEGLEKLRAIIAEAKLIKSNLGDLPQVLAQRLVDSNAKIAQTSVELCQQIAVAMGPPSKQYVRVWFPGIVKGLGDSKAFIRSACITCINIMGDQAGYKEFFESEMIADALKTGSPALKTEVWGWLAEKLPGLPTKSIQKDELHSLLPHLYANICDRNADVRKNANEAVLGIMIHLGYEGMVKALDKQKPTSKKDIQAALDKARPNLPVKPLPKNKQQAPIVEEPTKVVRPGTAKVQKAAAGGAAKANPAPTSRKKEEEVDTSPLLAINNMKSQRLLDEQKLKVLKWTFTTPREEFTDLLKEQMTSANVNKGLIANMFHDDFRYHLKVIDALIEDLPKNDKGLICNLDLIMKWLSLRFYDTNPSVLLKGLDYLNLVFQMLIESQYVLAENEGSSFVPHLLTKIGDPKDVVRNGVRSLLRQICLVYPFAKVFVFIMDALKSKNARQRAECLDELGYLIETYGLTVCQPTQQAALKEIAKHISDRDNSVRNAALNTVVQAYFLAGEKVYKLIGQLSEKDLSMLDERIKRSKKTAAVKKPATIEIVKVPSSVEVHAPDSDPVVVEEEDIVVPPMEQPEEAIPVVRKRRSVVFNDTIRFNDSTSGRFNDEVDETGQNAHKRLREEPILNSPVPTKKLVLLLRGSHPWSFQV; encoded by the exons ATGGAGGAGGACACGGAGTACAAAAAGTTGCCCATCGACGAGCGGTGCGTGCACAAGGTGTGGAAGGCCCGCGTGGATGGCTACGAGGAAGCGGCCAAGCTGTTCCGGACGATTGACGATGAAAAGTCTCCGGAATGGAACAAATATCTCGGCTTGATCAAGAAGTTTGTGACCGACAGCAATGCGGTGGCGCAGGAGAAGGGCCTGGAGGCGGCGCTGGTGTTTGTGGAAAACAGTGGCAATGCGGGCAAGACCGTGGGCGAAGTCATGGGCGGAATCATCACCAAGTGTATCGGCGCTCCGAAGGCCAAAACCAAGGACCTGGCGGTGCAGATTACGTTGATGTACGTTGAGATTGAACGGCATGAAGTTGTGCTGGAAGAGCTGCTCAAGGGCACGGACCAGAAGAACCCGAAAATTGTGGCGGCTTGTGTGGCCGCGGTGACACAGGCGCTGCGTGAGTTTGGCAGTAAAGTGATGAGCATCAAGCCGATCGTCAAAAAGCTTCCCGCCCTGCTGAGCGATCGTGACAAAGCGGTTCGTGATGAAGCCAAAACGCTCACCATCGAGATCTACCGCTGGATTGGGGCGGCGTTCAAGTCGCAGATTGCCTCGCTGCCGGCCGTTTTGCTGGCCGAGCTGGAAGCGGAGTTTGAAAAGGTCAGCGGAGAGAAGGCCGTTCCGACGCGGTATCTCCGGTCACAGCAGGAGAAACAGATGCTGGCCGCGGTTGCCATCAGCAGTGGTGAGGTGGACGATGGCGCCGATGCCGATGAGGTCGATGAGGCCGAAGAGATCGACCCGATGGACCTGATCGATCCGGTCGACATCTTGTCCAAGCTGCCGAAggacttttatgaaaagttggAGGCGAAAAAGTGGCAGGAGCGGAAGGAATCGCTCGAGGCGTTGGAAACGTTGCTGCAGAATCCAAAGCTGCAGCCGGGCGACTACGGCGATGTGGTTCGCGCTCTCAAGAAGGTCATCACCAAGGACTCAAACGTGGTGCTGGTCGCGCTCGGTGGCAAGTGTTTGGCCATGCTGGCCAAGGGGCTGGGAAAGAAGTTTAACACGTACGCCGGG GCCTGCGTTCCGGCCGTGCTTGAAAAGTTCAAGGAAAAGAAGACGAACGTCGTGACGGCGCTGCGCGATGCGATCGACGCCATGTATCCGGCCACGACGCTCGAATCCATCCAGGAGGACATCCTGGAGGCGTTGGCCAACAAGAATCCCAGCGTAAAGATGGAAACTGCATCATTCCTGGCGCGAGCCTTCTCCAAGACGGTGCCGACCATACTCAACAAGAAGCTGCTGAAGGCGTTCGTGACGGCACTGATCAAAACGCTGAACGAGTCCGATCCGGCCGTTCGAGATGCGTCCGCCGAGGCGCTCGGAACGCTGATGAAGCTGGTCGGCGAGAAGGCCATCGGTCCGTACATTGCGGAGGTGGACGCCCTCAAGCAGGCCAAGATCAAGGAGTGTTGCGATAAGGCCGTAATAACGGTGAAGATTCCCGGCCCAAAAAAGGAGCGACCTGCTACGGCTCCTCCCAAGACGAACGCCGGACCGGCTACCGGTGCGGTCAAGAAGGGTGGATCGACGGAGCCCAAACCGGTGGCGAGACCGGCCACGGCTGGAGTGAAGAAACCAGCAGCCACGAAGAAAGCTGCAGCCGGTGGTGGAGGATCGGGCGTTGCCAAGTCCGCAAGCGCTTCCAAAGTCCTCCCAACAGAACGAGACATGTCGCAGGAAGAGATCGACGACCGGGCCGCGGAGATTCTGCCCGCGGACGTAACTCAAGGCCTTGGAGATTCCAACTGGAAGACGCGACTGGCAGCGGTCGAATCCCTCACCGGAGTTATTGCCGACTTAGACCCGAAAGGTGGCCACTCCCAGGTGGTTCTGCGGACACTCGCCAAGAAGCCCGGCCTCAAGGACACCAACTTCCAAGTGCTCAAGGGGAAGCTCGAGAACGTCCGAGCGGCGGTCGAAAGGCTTGGCATCACCGCAACGACGGCCGATTACATCATGAACGACATCACGGAGAAGCTGGGTGACGCCAAGAACAGCGGGCCGGCCGGACTGGCCCTGACGGCGATTGCCGAAGCCATCAAGCTGGAATATGCCGTGGCGAAGGTGATGGAATTTGCGTTCGAGCAAAAGTCGCCAAAAGTGCAACAGGAAGCGCTAACCTGGGTCAACAATGCCATCAAAGAGTTTGGCTTCCAGGTCAACCCAAAGCTACTGCTCGAAGACTCCAAGAAGGCGGTGCAGAGCATAAATCCGGCCGTGCGAGCCGCCGGCATTACCTTGCTCGGAACGATGTACCTCTTCATGGGCAACACGCTGGCGATGTTCTTCGAGAACGAGAAGCCGGCGCTGAAGCAGCAAATTCAGACCGAGTTTGACAAGTGCGCCGGCCAGCGACCACCGGCCCCGACCCGGGGACTGTCCAAGTGCGCGAGCAAGGCCTCGGTGGACGACCTCGACGA TGATGGCGAGGTCGAAGAACAGCCGGCGATCAACATGAACGATCTGTTCCCACGCGTGGACATTTCGTCGCAGATTACGGAGGCACTGTTGGCGGAAATTTCCGACAAAAACTGGAAGACCCGCAACGAGGGGCTTGAAAAGTTGAGGGCGATCATCGCCGAGGCGAAACTGATCAAGTCCAACCTGGGAGATTTGCCACAGGTATTAGCCCAGCGGTTGGTCGACAGCAATGCCAAGATTGCCCAGACTTCGGTGGAGCTTTGCCAGCAGATTGCGGTCGCGATGGGACCTCCGAGCAAGCAGTACGTCCGTGTTTGGTTTCCGGGCATTGTGAAGGGTCTTGGCGATAGCAAGGCCTTCATCCGGAGTGCGTGCATTACTTGTATCAACATCATGGGCGACCAGGCTGGCTATAAGGAGTTTTTCGAGAGTGAAATGATTGCCGATGCGCTGAAGACGGGCAGTCCGGCACTCAAAACCGAAGTGTGGGGCTGGTTGGCGGAAAAATTGCCCGGACTGCCGACCAAGAGCATCCAGAAGGACGAGTTGCACTCGTTGCTGCCTCATTTGTACGCCAACATCTGCGATCGGAATGCGGACGTGCGCAAGAATGCCAATGAAGCCGTGCTGGGAATCATGATCCACTTGGGCTACGAAGGCATGGTTAAAGCGCTCGACAAGCAGAAGCCCACCTCGAAGAAGGACATTCAGGCGGCGCTGGACAAGGCACGGCCAAACTTACCGGTCAAGCCACTTCCGAAGAATAAACAGCAAGCGCCGATCGTCGAGGAGCCGACAAAGGTGGTCCGCCCAGGAACGGCCAAGGTGCAGAAGGCAGCCGCGGGAGGAGCAGCCAAGGCAAATCCAGCTCCCACTTCCCGCAAGAAAGAGGAAGAGGTCGACACTTCACCGTTGCTGGCAATCAACAACATGAAGAGCCAACGCTTGCTGGACGAGCAAAAGCTAAAGGTTCTCAAGTGGACTTTCACAACTCCGCGGGAAGAGTTCACCGACCTGCTGAAGGAGCAAATGACATCGGCAAACGTCAACAAAGGCCTCATTGCGAACATGTTCCACGACGACTTTCGCTATCATCTCAAGGTGATCGATGCCCTAATCGAGGATTTGCCCAAAAACGACAAAGGTTTGATCTGCAATCTGGACCTGATCATGAAGTGGCTCTCGCTACGTTTCTACGACACCAATCCGTCGGTACTGCTCAAGGGACTGGACTACCTCAACCTGGTCTTCCAGATGCTCATCGAGAGTCAGTACGTGCTGGCGGAGAACGAGGGCAGTTCTTTCGTGCCGCATCTCCTCACCAAGATCGGTGACCCGAAAGACGTCGTCCGCAACGGAGTTCGTTCGCTGCTGCGTCAAATCTGCCTGGTTTATCCCTTCGCGAAGGTGTTTGTCTTCATCATGGATGCGCTCAAGTCGAAGAACGCTCGCCAACGGGCCGAATGCTTGGACGAACTGGGCTATCTGATCGAAACGTACGGCCTAACGGTGTGTCAACCCACGCAACAG GCGGCGCTCAAGGAAATTGCAAAACACATCTCCGATCGAGACAACTCGGTTCGCAACGCCGCGTTGAACACGGTCGTGCAAGCTTACTTCCTCGCCGGCGAAAAGGTCTACAAGCTGATTGGTCAACTGTCCGAAAAGGATCTATCCATGCTGGACGAGCGCATCAAGCGGTCCAAGAAGACGGCTGCCGTGAAGAAACCTGCCACCATCGAAATCGTCAAGGTACCGTCCTCGGTGGAAGTGCACGCGCCCGACAGCGATCCCGTCGTCGTGGAGGAGGAAGATATTGTCGTCCCTCCCATGGAGCAGCCGGAAGAGGCCATCCCCGTCGTACG TAAACGTAGATCGGTTGTGTTTAACGATACCATCAGATTCAATGATAGCACTTCGGGGCGGTTTAACGACGAGGTTGATGAAACGGGTCAAAACGCACACAAAAGACTGCGCGAAGAGCCGATCCTCAACAGTCCGGTTCCAACCAAGAAGTTAGTACTGTTGCTCCGAGGAAGCCATCCCTGGAGCTTTCAGGTTTAA
- the LOC120429724 gene encoding protein mini spindles-like isoform X2, producing MEEDTEYKKLPIDERCVHKVWKARVDGYEEAAKLFRTIDDEKSPEWNKYLGLIKKFVTDSNAVAQEKGLEAALVFVENSGNAGKTVGEVMGGIITKCIGAPKAKTKDLAVQITLMYVEIERHEVVLEELLKGTDQKNPKIVAACVAAVTQALREFGSKVMSIKPIVKKLPALLSDRDKAVRDEAKTLTIEIYRWIGAAFKSQIASLPAVLLAELEAEFEKVSGEKAVPTRYLRSQQEKQMLAAVAISSGEVDDGADADEVDEAEEIDPMDLIDPVDILSKLPKDFYEKLEAKKWQERKESLEALETLLQNPKLQPGDYGDVVRALKKVITKDSNVVLVALGGKCLAMLAKGLGKKFNTYAGACVPAVLEKFKEKKTNVVTALRDAIDAMYPATTLESIQEDILEALANKNPSVKMETASFLARAFSKTVPTILNKKLLKAFVTALIKTLNESDPAVRDASAEALGTLMKLVGEKAIGPYIAEVDALKQAKIKECCDKAVITVKIPGPKKERPATAPPKTNAGPATGAVKKGGSTEPKPVARPATAGVKKPAATKKAAAGGGGSGVAKSASASKVLPTERDMSQEEIDDRAAEILPADVTQGLGDSNWKTRLAAVESLTGVIADLDPKGGHSQVVLRTLAKKPGLKDTNFQVLKGKLENVRAAVERLGITATTADYIMNDITEKLGDAKNSGPAGLALTAIAEAIKLEYAVAKVMEFAFEQKSPKVQQEALTWVNNAIKEFGFQVNPKLLLEDSKKAVQSINPAVRAAGITLLGTMYLFMGNTLAMFFENEKPALKQQIQTEFDKCAGQRPPAPTRGLSKCASKASVDDLDDDGEVEEQPAINMNDLFPRVDISSQITEALLAEISDKNWKTRNEGLEKLRAIIAEAKLIKSNLGDLPQVLAQRLVDSNAKIAQTSVELCQQIAVAMGPPSKQYVRVWFPGIVKGLGDSKAFIRSACITCINIMGDQAGYKEFFESEMIADALKTGSPALKTEVWGWLAEKLPGLPTKSIQKDELHSLLPHLYANICDRNADVRKNANEAVLGIMIHLGYEGMVKALDKQKPTSKKDIQAALDKARPNLPVKPLPKNKQQAPIVEEPTKVVRPGTAKVQKAAAGGAAKANPAPTSRKKEEEVDTSPLLAINNMKSQRLLDEQKLKVLKWTFTTPREEFTDLLKEQMTSANVNKGLIANMFHDDFRYHLKVIDALIEDLPKNDKGLICNLDLIMKWLSLRFYDTNPSVLLKGLDYLNLVFQMLIESQYVLAENEGSSFVPHLLTKIGDPKDVVRNGVRSLLRQICLVYPFAKVFVFIMDALKSKNARQRAECLDELGYLIETYGLTVCQPTQQAALKEIAKHISDRDNSVRNAALNTVVQAYFLAGEKVYKLIGQLSEKDLSMLDERIKRSKKTAAVKKPATIEIVKVPSSVEVHAPDSDPVVVEEEDIVVPPMEQPEEAIPVVRFNDSTSGRFNDEVDETGQNAHKRLREEPILNSPVPTKKLVLLLRGSHPWSFQV from the exons ATGGAGGAGGACACGGAGTACAAAAAGTTGCCCATCGACGAGCGGTGCGTGCACAAGGTGTGGAAGGCCCGCGTGGATGGCTACGAGGAAGCGGCCAAGCTGTTCCGGACGATTGACGATGAAAAGTCTCCGGAATGGAACAAATATCTCGGCTTGATCAAGAAGTTTGTGACCGACAGCAATGCGGTGGCGCAGGAGAAGGGCCTGGAGGCGGCGCTGGTGTTTGTGGAAAACAGTGGCAATGCGGGCAAGACCGTGGGCGAAGTCATGGGCGGAATCATCACCAAGTGTATCGGCGCTCCGAAGGCCAAAACCAAGGACCTGGCGGTGCAGATTACGTTGATGTACGTTGAGATTGAACGGCATGAAGTTGTGCTGGAAGAGCTGCTCAAGGGCACGGACCAGAAGAACCCGAAAATTGTGGCGGCTTGTGTGGCCGCGGTGACACAGGCGCTGCGTGAGTTTGGCAGTAAAGTGATGAGCATCAAGCCGATCGTCAAAAAGCTTCCCGCCCTGCTGAGCGATCGTGACAAAGCGGTTCGTGATGAAGCCAAAACGCTCACCATCGAGATCTACCGCTGGATTGGGGCGGCGTTCAAGTCGCAGATTGCCTCGCTGCCGGCCGTTTTGCTGGCCGAGCTGGAAGCGGAGTTTGAAAAGGTCAGCGGAGAGAAGGCCGTTCCGACGCGGTATCTCCGGTCACAGCAGGAGAAACAGATGCTGGCCGCGGTTGCCATCAGCAGTGGTGAGGTGGACGATGGCGCCGATGCCGATGAGGTCGATGAGGCCGAAGAGATCGACCCGATGGACCTGATCGATCCGGTCGACATCTTGTCCAAGCTGCCGAAggacttttatgaaaagttggAGGCGAAAAAGTGGCAGGAGCGGAAGGAATCGCTCGAGGCGTTGGAAACGTTGCTGCAGAATCCAAAGCTGCAGCCGGGCGACTACGGCGATGTGGTTCGCGCTCTCAAGAAGGTCATCACCAAGGACTCAAACGTGGTGCTGGTCGCGCTCGGTGGCAAGTGTTTGGCCATGCTGGCCAAGGGGCTGGGAAAGAAGTTTAACACGTACGCCGGG GCCTGCGTTCCGGCCGTGCTTGAAAAGTTCAAGGAAAAGAAGACGAACGTCGTGACGGCGCTGCGCGATGCGATCGACGCCATGTATCCGGCCACGACGCTCGAATCCATCCAGGAGGACATCCTGGAGGCGTTGGCCAACAAGAATCCCAGCGTAAAGATGGAAACTGCATCATTCCTGGCGCGAGCCTTCTCCAAGACGGTGCCGACCATACTCAACAAGAAGCTGCTGAAGGCGTTCGTGACGGCACTGATCAAAACGCTGAACGAGTCCGATCCGGCCGTTCGAGATGCGTCCGCCGAGGCGCTCGGAACGCTGATGAAGCTGGTCGGCGAGAAGGCCATCGGTCCGTACATTGCGGAGGTGGACGCCCTCAAGCAGGCCAAGATCAAGGAGTGTTGCGATAAGGCCGTAATAACGGTGAAGATTCCCGGCCCAAAAAAGGAGCGACCTGCTACGGCTCCTCCCAAGACGAACGCCGGACCGGCTACCGGTGCGGTCAAGAAGGGTGGATCGACGGAGCCCAAACCGGTGGCGAGACCGGCCACGGCTGGAGTGAAGAAACCAGCAGCCACGAAGAAAGCTGCAGCCGGTGGTGGAGGATCGGGCGTTGCCAAGTCCGCAAGCGCTTCCAAAGTCCTCCCAACAGAACGAGACATGTCGCAGGAAGAGATCGACGACCGGGCCGCGGAGATTCTGCCCGCGGACGTAACTCAAGGCCTTGGAGATTCCAACTGGAAGACGCGACTGGCAGCGGTCGAATCCCTCACCGGAGTTATTGCCGACTTAGACCCGAAAGGTGGCCACTCCCAGGTGGTTCTGCGGACACTCGCCAAGAAGCCCGGCCTCAAGGACACCAACTTCCAAGTGCTCAAGGGGAAGCTCGAGAACGTCCGAGCGGCGGTCGAAAGGCTTGGCATCACCGCAACGACGGCCGATTACATCATGAACGACATCACGGAGAAGCTGGGTGACGCCAAGAACAGCGGGCCGGCCGGACTGGCCCTGACGGCGATTGCCGAAGCCATCAAGCTGGAATATGCCGTGGCGAAGGTGATGGAATTTGCGTTCGAGCAAAAGTCGCCAAAAGTGCAACAGGAAGCGCTAACCTGGGTCAACAATGCCATCAAAGAGTTTGGCTTCCAGGTCAACCCAAAGCTACTGCTCGAAGACTCCAAGAAGGCGGTGCAGAGCATAAATCCGGCCGTGCGAGCCGCCGGCATTACCTTGCTCGGAACGATGTACCTCTTCATGGGCAACACGCTGGCGATGTTCTTCGAGAACGAGAAGCCGGCGCTGAAGCAGCAAATTCAGACCGAGTTTGACAAGTGCGCCGGCCAGCGACCACCGGCCCCGACCCGGGGACTGTCCAAGTGCGCGAGCAAGGCCTCGGTGGACGACCTCGACGA TGATGGCGAGGTCGAAGAACAGCCGGCGATCAACATGAACGATCTGTTCCCACGCGTGGACATTTCGTCGCAGATTACGGAGGCACTGTTGGCGGAAATTTCCGACAAAAACTGGAAGACCCGCAACGAGGGGCTTGAAAAGTTGAGGGCGATCATCGCCGAGGCGAAACTGATCAAGTCCAACCTGGGAGATTTGCCACAGGTATTAGCCCAGCGGTTGGTCGACAGCAATGCCAAGATTGCCCAGACTTCGGTGGAGCTTTGCCAGCAGATTGCGGTCGCGATGGGACCTCCGAGCAAGCAGTACGTCCGTGTTTGGTTTCCGGGCATTGTGAAGGGTCTTGGCGATAGCAAGGCCTTCATCCGGAGTGCGTGCATTACTTGTATCAACATCATGGGCGACCAGGCTGGCTATAAGGAGTTTTTCGAGAGTGAAATGATTGCCGATGCGCTGAAGACGGGCAGTCCGGCACTCAAAACCGAAGTGTGGGGCTGGTTGGCGGAAAAATTGCCCGGACTGCCGACCAAGAGCATCCAGAAGGACGAGTTGCACTCGTTGCTGCCTCATTTGTACGCCAACATCTGCGATCGGAATGCGGACGTGCGCAAGAATGCCAATGAAGCCGTGCTGGGAATCATGATCCACTTGGGCTACGAAGGCATGGTTAAAGCGCTCGACAAGCAGAAGCCCACCTCGAAGAAGGACATTCAGGCGGCGCTGGACAAGGCACGGCCAAACTTACCGGTCAAGCCACTTCCGAAGAATAAACAGCAAGCGCCGATCGTCGAGGAGCCGACAAAGGTGGTCCGCCCAGGAACGGCCAAGGTGCAGAAGGCAGCCGCGGGAGGAGCAGCCAAGGCAAATCCAGCTCCCACTTCCCGCAAGAAAGAGGAAGAGGTCGACACTTCACCGTTGCTGGCAATCAACAACATGAAGAGCCAACGCTTGCTGGACGAGCAAAAGCTAAAGGTTCTCAAGTGGACTTTCACAACTCCGCGGGAAGAGTTCACCGACCTGCTGAAGGAGCAAATGACATCGGCAAACGTCAACAAAGGCCTCATTGCGAACATGTTCCACGACGACTTTCGCTATCATCTCAAGGTGATCGATGCCCTAATCGAGGATTTGCCCAAAAACGACAAAGGTTTGATCTGCAATCTGGACCTGATCATGAAGTGGCTCTCGCTACGTTTCTACGACACCAATCCGTCGGTACTGCTCAAGGGACTGGACTACCTCAACCTGGTCTTCCAGATGCTCATCGAGAGTCAGTACGTGCTGGCGGAGAACGAGGGCAGTTCTTTCGTGCCGCATCTCCTCACCAAGATCGGTGACCCGAAAGACGTCGTCCGCAACGGAGTTCGTTCGCTGCTGCGTCAAATCTGCCTGGTTTATCCCTTCGCGAAGGTGTTTGTCTTCATCATGGATGCGCTCAAGTCGAAGAACGCTCGCCAACGGGCCGAATGCTTGGACGAACTGGGCTATCTGATCGAAACGTACGGCCTAACGGTGTGTCAACCCACGCAACAG GCGGCGCTCAAGGAAATTGCAAAACACATCTCCGATCGAGACAACTCGGTTCGCAACGCCGCGTTGAACACGGTCGTGCAAGCTTACTTCCTCGCCGGCGAAAAGGTCTACAAGCTGATTGGTCAACTGTCCGAAAAGGATCTATCCATGCTGGACGAGCGCATCAAGCGGTCCAAGAAGACGGCTGCCGTGAAGAAACCTGCCACCATCGAAATCGTCAAGGTACCGTCCTCGGTGGAAGTGCACGCGCCCGACAGCGATCCCGTCGTCGTGGAGGAGGAAGATATTGTCGTCCCTCCCATGGAGCAGCCGGAAGAGGCCATCCCCGTCGTACG ATTCAATGATAGCACTTCGGGGCGGTTTAACGACGAGGTTGATGAAACGGGTCAAAACGCACACAAAAGACTGCGCGAAGAGCCGATCCTCAACAGTCCGGTTCCAACCAAGAAGTTAGTACTGTTGCTCCGAGGAAGCCATCCCTGGAGCTTTCAGGTTTAA